From Virgibacillus ihumii, the proteins below share one genomic window:
- the accC gene encoding acetyl-CoA carboxylase biotin carboxylase subunit, with translation MIKKVLIANRGEIAARVIRTCKKLDIKTVAVYSEADQKAPFVEMADESFLIGPPRVNESYLNVDKIVSIAKEAGVDAIHPGYGFLSESGQFSDKCEQNDIIFIGPSKTVMEKMGSKIEARKAMQKAGVPVVPGTEGAVASADEAIEIAKEIGYPVMLKASAGGGGIGMQVVRSDDELMKAFESNSKRAKTFFGDGAMFMEKKLENARHIEIQLLADSHGNAVHLFERECSIQRRNQKVVEEAPSPFISEETRQKMGNAAVKAAKSLGYTNAGTIEFLVDEKENFYFLEMNTRIQVEHPITEEITGLDIVEKQLEIADGKELQLQQNDLTIDGHAIEVRIYAEDPKTFFPSPGHIDEFHLPDGEYVRNEAAVTGNYDVTPFYDPMIGKLIIKGDNRDEAISRMKQALMTYKVEGIKTNIPMLIDIIDNDEFKKGNTTTAFVDDYYLPQLKAK, from the coding sequence ATGATAAAAAAAGTATTGATTGCAAACCGAGGAGAAATAGCCGCACGTGTTATCCGTACATGTAAGAAACTTGATATCAAGACCGTGGCTGTCTATTCTGAAGCAGATCAAAAAGCACCGTTTGTGGAAATGGCTGATGAAAGTTTTCTGATTGGTCCACCACGTGTCAATGAGAGCTATCTGAACGTGGATAAGATTGTTTCGATCGCCAAAGAAGCGGGAGTGGATGCGATCCATCCAGGTTATGGCTTCCTGAGTGAAAGTGGACAGTTCTCTGATAAGTGCGAGCAAAATGATATCATATTTATCGGGCCGTCCAAAACGGTTATGGAAAAAATGGGAAGTAAAATCGAGGCGCGAAAGGCGATGCAGAAAGCTGGGGTGCCGGTTGTACCCGGGACTGAAGGTGCAGTTGCTTCAGCTGATGAAGCAATTGAGATTGCCAAAGAGATTGGGTATCCGGTAATGTTGAAGGCGTCTGCTGGCGGCGGCGGAATTGGTATGCAGGTTGTCCGCTCCGATGACGAACTGATGAAGGCGTTTGAGAGCAATTCAAAACGTGCCAAAACATTTTTCGGTGATGGGGCCATGTTTATGGAGAAGAAACTGGAAAATGCCCGTCATATCGAAATTCAACTGTTGGCGGACAGTCATGGAAATGCTGTACATCTTTTTGAACGGGAATGTTCGATCCAGCGCCGTAATCAAAAAGTGGTGGAAGAAGCACCTTCTCCGTTTATTTCTGAGGAAACGCGTCAGAAAATGGGGAATGCCGCAGTAAAAGCAGCAAAATCCTTAGGCTATACCAATGCGGGGACAATTGAATTTCTGGTGGATGAAAAGGAAAACTTTTACTTCCTGGAAATGAATACACGCATCCAGGTGGAACATCCGATTACGGAGGAAATTACTGGACTGGATATCGTGGAAAAGCAGCTTGAAATTGCCGATGGAAAAGAACTGCAATTGCAGCAGAACGACCTGACGATTGATGGCCATGCAATTGAAGTTAGGATTTATGCGGAAGATCCGAAAACATTTTTCCCGTCACCAGGGCATATTGACGAATTTCATCTGCCGGATGGTGAGTACGTCCGTAATGAGGCGGCGGTTACTGGCAATTATGATGTAACCCCATTCTATGATCCAATGATTGGCAAGTTAATTATTAAAGGTGATAATAGGGATGAAGCGATATCCCGGATGAAACAAGCACTGATGACGTATAAGGTCGAGGGCATTAAAACAAATATACCAATGCTGATTGATATAATTGACAATGATGAATTTAAAAAAGGCAATACGACAACAGCATTTGTTGATGACTATTATTTACCACAACTTAAAGCAAAATAG
- a CDS encoding acetyl-CoA carboxylase biotin carboxyl carrier protein subunit: MTEVKASMAGSVWKIAVSAGEQVEEDQDIVILESMKMEIPIPAEEDGTVKELKVAEGDFVNEGDVIAVIE, encoded by the coding sequence ATGACTGAAGTAAAAGCATCAATGGCAGGAAGCGTATGGAAAATTGCAGTTAGCGCAGGCGAACAGGTAGAAGAGGATCAGGATATTGTTATTCTGGAATCGATGAAAATGGAAATTCCGATCCCGGCTGAAGAAGACGGAACAGTGAAAGAGTTGAAAGTTGCTGAGGGTGATTTTGTTAATGAAGGCGATGTTATTGCGGTAATCGAATAA
- a CDS encoding enoyl-CoA hydratase, translating into MANPVEYQKRENIAVLTLNRPEAMNAMSKKLLDALNEHIQSINNDNSIRCTVITGSGEKAFCAGADLKERKGMSEKQVIEAVSYIGETVKNVENMKMPVIAALNGAAFGGGLELALGCDIRIAADHVKTGLTETSLAIIPGAGGTQRLTRLIGPGKAKKLIFTAKPVTADEALELGLVEQIVSVDNLLDEAREAATMIAKNGPVALRQAKTAINQGLQADITTGLAIEHLCYKETIPTEDRIEGLQAFKEKRKPVYQGK; encoded by the coding sequence GTGGCAAATCCAGTGGAATATCAAAAAAGAGAAAACATAGCTGTATTGACGCTTAATAGACCGGAAGCCATGAACGCCATGTCAAAGAAATTGCTGGATGCGTTGAATGAGCACATTCAATCGATTAATAATGACAATTCAATCCGATGCACGGTCATTACCGGATCCGGTGAGAAAGCATTTTGTGCCGGCGCTGACCTGAAAGAACGAAAGGGAATGTCTGAGAAACAGGTGATTGAGGCCGTTTCCTATATCGGCGAAACGGTTAAAAATGTTGAAAATATGAAGATGCCGGTAATTGCAGCACTAAATGGGGCTGCATTTGGCGGTGGGCTGGAACTTGCTTTGGGCTGTGATATTCGGATTGCTGCGGATCATGTTAAAACAGGACTGACCGAAACGTCCCTGGCAATTATTCCGGGTGCAGGCGGGACACAGCGACTGACCCGCCTGATTGGACCTGGCAAGGCTAAAAAACTAATCTTTACTGCAAAACCGGTGACTGCTGATGAAGCACTGGAACTTGGTCTCGTCGAACAGATTGTATCAGTTGATAATCTGCTTGATGAAGCAAGGGAAGCAGCAACAATGATTGCGAAAAACGGCCCGGTTGCATTACGCCAGGCAAAAACAGCCATTAACCAGGGACTGCAGGCAGATATTACAACAGGTCTTGCCATTGAACATTTGTGCTATAAAGAAACAATTCCAACAGAAGACCGGATCGAGGGATTGCAGGCGTTTAAAGAAAAACGGAAGCCTGTTTATCAAGGTAAATAG
- a CDS encoding acyl-CoA carboxylase subunit beta → MSYLEELQSRIKKIESGGKEKYHQKNEEKGKLFVRKRLELLFDDGINLEDAFFANCMDGSLPSDGVVTGIGKVGGQSVCVMANDSTVKAGSWGKRTVEKILRIQETAEKLEIPMLYLVDSAGARITDQIEMFPGRRGAGRIFHNQIKLSGRVPQVCLLFGPSAAGGAYIPAFCDIVIMVDGNASMYLGSPRMAEKVIGEKVSLEEMGGAKMHCSVSGCGDVLVKSEEDAIEYTKKYVSYFPANFRQKPQAMDAKEVKNFEKSITDLIPENQNAPFNMFDLIKRLIDEDSFCEVKKKFAPELITGLARINGKSVGIIANQPRMKGGVLFPDSADKAAKFIQLCDAFNIPLLFLMDIPGFMIGTKVERAGIIRHGAKMLAAMSEATVPKISVVVRKAYGAGLYAMAGPAFEPDCCLALPTAQIAVMGPEAAVNAVYANKIAELPEEQRPAFIKEKQEEYKDNIDIYRLASEMVVDAVVDPDKLRGELVSRFKIYEQKNVTFTERKHGVYPV, encoded by the coding sequence ATGTCATACTTGGAAGAACTACAAAGCAGAATTAAAAAAATTGAAAGCGGCGGGAAAGAAAAATACCACCAGAAAAACGAAGAAAAAGGAAAGCTGTTCGTCCGTAAACGACTGGAATTATTATTTGACGATGGAATTAATTTGGAAGATGCATTTTTCGCCAATTGCATGGATGGTTCATTGCCGTCCGATGGTGTTGTCACCGGGATTGGAAAGGTTGGTGGTCAATCCGTATGTGTGATGGCGAACGACTCCACTGTTAAAGCAGGATCCTGGGGGAAACGGACGGTTGAAAAAATTCTCCGCATTCAGGAAACTGCTGAAAAATTGGAAATTCCGATGCTTTATCTGGTGGATTCAGCCGGCGCACGGATTACCGATCAGATTGAAATGTTTCCTGGCCGCCGTGGTGCAGGACGTATTTTCCACAATCAGATAAAACTGTCCGGCCGGGTGCCGCAAGTTTGTCTGTTATTTGGACCATCTGCTGCCGGCGGTGCATATATTCCGGCGTTTTGTGACATTGTCATCATGGTCGATGGCAATGCATCGATGTACTTAGGTTCCCCACGGATGGCTGAAAAAGTTATCGGCGAAAAAGTAAGCCTTGAAGAAATGGGCGGTGCAAAAATGCACTGTTCTGTTTCCGGATGTGGTGATGTGCTCGTCAAATCTGAGGAAGATGCCATTGAATACACGAAGAAATACGTAAGTTATTTTCCGGCAAACTTCCGGCAAAAGCCACAAGCTATGGATGCAAAGGAAGTTAAGAATTTTGAAAAGTCCATTACAGATCTGATCCCGGAAAATCAAAATGCACCATTTAACATGTTTGATTTGATTAAACGGTTAATTGATGAAGACAGTTTTTGTGAAGTGAAGAAAAAGTTTGCACCAGAACTTATTACCGGACTTGCCCGAATAAATGGCAAGTCAGTAGGGATTATTGCCAATCAGCCACGGATGAAGGGCGGTGTGTTGTTCCCCGATTCCGCTGATAAAGCAGCCAAATTTATCCAGCTGTGTGATGCATTTAATATTCCTCTTCTGTTCCTGATGGATATTCCAGGCTTTATGATTGGAACAAAGGTGGAACGTGCGGGTATCATCCGGCACGGTGCCAAAATGCTTGCCGCGATGAGTGAAGCAACCGTTCCGAAAATCTCCGTTGTTGTACGAAAAGCATATGGAGCAGGCCTGTATGCGATGGCAGGACCGGCATTTGAACCGGATTGCTGTCTGGCATTACCGACTGCACAAATTGCTGTCATGGGACCGGAAGCAGCTGTGAATGCAGTATATGCAAACAAAATTGCGGAACTACCGGAAGAACAACGCCCGGCATTCATCAAGGAAAAACAGGAAGAGTACAAAGATAACATCGATATTTACCGCCTGGCATCTGAAATGGTTGTTGACGCTGTCGTTGATCCTGATAAGCTGCGTGGTGAACTTGTTAGCCGCTTCAAGATTTATGAACAAAAGAATGTAACGTTTACTGAACGGAAACACGGTGTTTATCCAGTGTAA
- a CDS encoding flavin reductase family protein gives MDSREFRNAMGKFATGITIVTTDYEDDTMGMTVNAFMSVSLAPKLIAISIDEKARMYDKLQKTGKFGISILTEDQQDLAMIFARQKEKDRDIPIIRQDGIPVIDGAIASLSCHVKETAEAGDHMIFIAEVTEMNMNEGDPIIFYSGKYRSLD, from the coding sequence ATGGATAGCAGGGAATTCCGAAATGCAATGGGGAAATTTGCAACCGGTATTACCATTGTAACCACTGATTATGAGGACGACACAATGGGGATGACGGTAAATGCTTTTATGTCTGTTTCACTGGCCCCCAAATTAATTGCTATATCTATTGATGAAAAGGCAAGAATGTATGATAAATTACAAAAAACCGGGAAATTCGGGATAAGTATTTTAACAGAGGATCAGCAAGATTTAGCAATGATTTTTGCCAGACAGAAAGAAAAAGACAGGGACATTCCAATTATCAGACAGGATGGCATCCCAGTTATTGATGGAGCAATCGCATCACTGTCCTGTCATGTAAAAGAAACTGCTGAAGCAGGCGACCATATGATTTTTATTGCTGAAGTAACAGAAATGAACATGAATGAAGGAGATCCAATTATTTTCTACAGTGGAAAATACCGGTCACTGGATTAG
- a CDS encoding CBS domain-containing protein, which produces MKIRDFMITDVITATKDTTIKQLLRTLVENKIGGVPVIDDNNRLMGAVSDGDIIRYLQPRGRTVYDMFSLVLVNEKEDFRYKINSSINDTAENFMRKKDLYKVHPEDEIEKVLNIFSNHHIKKVPVVDNDSKLIGVISRGDLIRFISTSIIANSDDET; this is translated from the coding sequence ATGAAAATAAGAGATTTTATGATAACAGATGTCATTACTGCAACGAAAGATACGACGATCAAACAATTACTTAGAACATTGGTCGAAAATAAAATTGGCGGTGTTCCGGTAATTGATGATAATAATCGCTTAATGGGAGCAGTGAGTGATGGTGATATTATCCGTTATTTGCAGCCCCGGGGCAGAACAGTCTATGATATGTTTTCACTGGTGCTCGTTAATGAAAAAGAGGATTTCCGTTATAAAATAAACTCCAGTATTAATGATACTGCTGAAAATTTCATGCGGAAGAAGGATCTGTACAAGGTACATCCTGAGGACGAGATAGAGAAGGTACTAAATATTTTCTCGAACCATCATATTAAAAAAGTGCCGGTAGTTGATAATGATTCAAAACTTATCGGTGTCATCAGCAGAGGAGATCTGATCCGGTTTATTTCCACTTCTATTATTGCCAATTCAGATGATGAAACATAA